The nucleotide sequence AGTGGGGCGAGTGTTCCAAGGTAGGATCATACATGCTTCCCAttggaaaagaaaagaacagtgCCTTCTTTCAAGCTGTTGTTGGAAGAATGAGAGATGACGCCGTCATGAGAGTCATAGCAAATGACAGTCTGATCATCAAGTTTGGTTCCAGGTTGTTCTACAAAAAAGATGTGGAAGAACATACCAGGGGCAACATCAGCAGCCGGCTGAGAGAACTAGGGCGTTTGGTCTTGGAGTTAAAGGCAAAATCTGAAATGAAGGTTGCAAGCCTTAAACAAGCACTTGATCCTATCCATTTTGATTTGGTCATTGAAACAGTCCGAGCCATGGCTCACTTTGAAGAACCAAGCCATGCTTACAAGAAAGGGAACCTGGCTCTCAAACTTGGCTACTCTCTGAAGACCTGCTGTAAAATTCTTGTGTCGGAAGCCATCAAATCCAGTGACAAGCTTTTGCTGGAAAAAGTCCAAAACTTTTCTTCTCTCCTGGCGAGTGATTGGCATGATTCTGTCTCAGCAGGTGCTGCTCAGTCGGTCACAATGGCTAAAATGAACAAACAGCTCCTCCTTCCCTCTTTGAAAGACGTCGAGAAAGTGAATGGTGTGATCAACGAGGACATGCAATCAACTGAATACAGTGTCCTGGCCAAAGCCACACTAGCCTCTCTGACCATCTTCAACAGAAAAAGAGGAGGGGAGTTGCAGAGAATGAAAGTTCAGGACTTTCAAGTGTTGCAGTCGTCGTCAATTGAGGAGGAAATGCTGAAAACTCTGACAACAACTGAGCAAAAGCTTGTCAAGATCCTACAAAGAGTGGAAATCAAAGGAAAGTTCACACGACCTGTGCCCATCCTCTTGACACCAAGCATGGTTCATGCTGTTGAGCGTTTGTTGAAGATGAGAGCTGAGAAAGACATCACAAGTCCATACTTATTTGCCTCAAGTGGTGAGAAGCCCTTTAGGGACTCTGACGTCCTTAGGACCTATGCACAGAAGGCGCAGGTGGATTCTGAATCACTGTTCACAGCCACCAACCTCAGGAAACAACTAGCAACACTTAGCCAAGCGATGGAGTTGTCAAAGTTAGAGGAAGACCAACTGGCAGGCTTTCTCGGACATGACATTCGCATCCACAGGGGTGTCTACAGAAAGCCAATTCAGATTGTTCAGAAGGCAAAGGTAGCCAGTGTCCTCTTCAAACTCAACAGAGGTGTTGATATACCCGAAGAAATTGACGAAAAGAGTCTTGAAGAAGAAATTCTACCTGCAGATGAAGAGAATGAAGATGAGGAACCTGCTGCCACTGCCAGCGCTGAAG is from Littorina saxatilis isolate snail1 unplaced genomic scaffold, US_GU_Lsax_2.0 scaffold_1070, whole genome shotgun sequence and encodes:
- the LOC138957715 gene encoding uncharacterized protein; this translates as MYPALVTPCKQDKSRADPLHVAEKAPQENKWGKKHSCKFCSKMVVKMSTHLTKVHAHGADVAAVLRLPKGSKERRNGFVRLLNEGDYKHNYDVLEGQSGTVIPKYRKAGRQVGQLSACRFCQGLYAKSLLSKHLHNCPQNPDPSKHLKWGECSKVGSYMLPIGKEKNSAFFQAVVGRMRDDAVMRVIANDSLIIKFGSRLFYKKDVEEHTRGNISSRLRELGRLVLELKAKSEMKVASLKQALDPIHFDLVIETVRAMAHFEEPSHAYKKGNLALKLGYSLKTCCKILVSEAIKSSDKLLLEKVQNFSSLLASDWHDSVSAGAAQSVTMAKMNKQLLLPSLKDVEKVNGVINEDMQSTEYSVLAKATLASLTIFNRKRGGELQRMKVQDFQVLQSSSIEEEMLKTLTTTEQKLVKILQRVEIKGKFTRPVPILLTPSMVHAVERLLKMRAEKDITSPYLFASSGEKPFRDSDVLRTYAQKAQVDSESLFTATNLRKQLATLSQAMELSKLEEDQLAGFLGHDIRIHRGVYRKPIQIVQKAKVASVLFKLNRGVDIPEEIDEKSLEEEILPADEENEDEEPAATASAEVSKEERPPSCSLSNENTAGACASVGDVSLTIAPATSTSAKGGKTLTQK